Proteins from a genomic interval of Luteibacter pinisoli:
- a CDS encoding EamA family transporter, whose translation MESQKSPWLPALAVLGSVTSLCIGTSFAKKLFPIVGAEGTSALRVGFSALVLLLFWRPWRWPLSRRDAGFVIRYGLTLGVMNLLFYMALRTIPFGLAVAIEFSGPLAVAMLSSRRPMDFVWLASAIAGLAMLLPLGQQSTLDPTGVMFALGAAVCWALYILFGKQAGHLHAGHSVSLGLVAASLVVVPFGVYHAGARLLDPMILLAGVGIAIVSSAIPMSLEMMALKRLPSQTFGIMVSLEPAVASLLAMLLLGEHLTGHQWLAIGFIVLASIGSTVTARRARPEAVELAG comes from the coding sequence ATGGAATCGCAGAAATCCCCCTGGCTGCCCGCGCTCGCCGTGCTCGGGTCGGTCACGTCGCTGTGCATCGGCACCTCGTTCGCCAAGAAACTCTTCCCGATCGTGGGTGCGGAAGGGACGTCGGCCCTGCGCGTCGGCTTCTCCGCCCTCGTGCTCCTGCTGTTCTGGCGCCCGTGGCGCTGGCCGCTCAGCCGCCGCGATGCCGGCTTCGTCATTCGCTACGGCCTCACCCTCGGGGTGATGAACCTGCTGTTCTACATGGCCTTGCGCACCATCCCGTTCGGGCTGGCGGTGGCCATCGAGTTCAGCGGCCCGCTGGCGGTGGCCATGCTCTCGTCGCGGCGGCCCATGGATTTCGTGTGGCTGGCGAGCGCCATCGCGGGCCTGGCCATGCTGCTGCCGCTGGGCCAGCAGAGCACCCTGGACCCGACCGGCGTGATGTTCGCCCTGGGCGCTGCCGTGTGCTGGGCGCTGTACATCCTGTTCGGCAAACAGGCCGGGCACCTGCACGCGGGGCATTCGGTGTCGTTGGGCCTGGTCGCGGCCAGCCTGGTCGTCGTGCCCTTCGGCGTGTACCACGCCGGTGCCCGCCTGCTTGATCCGATGATCCTGCTGGCCGGCGTCGGCATCGCGATTGTCTCCAGCGCCATCCCGATGTCGCTGGAGATGATGGCGCTCAAGCGCCTGCCCAGCCAGACGTTCGGCATCATGGTGAGCCTGGAGCCCGCCGTGGCCTCGCTGCTGGCCATGCTGCTCCTGGGCGAGCACCTGACGGGACACCAGTGGCTGGCGATCGGCTTCATCGTCCTGGCCTCGATCGGCAGCACGGTGACGGCACGCCGGGCGCGGCCGGAGGCGGTTGAGCTCGCTGGCTAG
- a CDS encoding aldo/keto reductase family oxidoreductase, with protein MTTISKAGTWVLGDREVNRLGYGAMQLAGPGVFGPPKDRATAIAVLREAIESGVNHIDTSDFYGPHVTNQIIREALSPYPDSLTIVTKVGAFRDDEGGWLPAQKPAELTRGVHDNLRNLGVDVIDVVNLRLMGDIHAPKEGSIEAQFTALAELQQQGLIRHLGLSNATLAQVQEAQRIAPVVGVQNHYNLVHRTDDAFIDALNGMGIAYVPFFPLGGFTPLQSDRLAAVAKHLDETPMQVALAWLLHRSPNILLIPGTSSLQHLRQNLSVADIELPHEVLDELDLIGKKAA; from the coding sequence ATGACCACTATCTCGAAGGCAGGTACCTGGGTGCTGGGCGACCGCGAGGTCAACCGGCTGGGCTATGGCGCCATGCAGCTCGCCGGTCCCGGCGTGTTCGGGCCCCCGAAGGACCGGGCCACCGCGATCGCGGTGCTGCGCGAGGCCATCGAGTCCGGCGTCAACCACATCGACACCAGCGACTTCTACGGGCCTCACGTCACCAACCAGATCATCCGCGAGGCGCTCAGCCCCTACCCGGACTCGCTGACCATTGTGACCAAGGTGGGCGCGTTCCGTGATGACGAAGGCGGCTGGCTGCCGGCGCAGAAACCCGCTGAGTTGACCAGGGGGGTGCACGATAACCTGCGCAACCTCGGCGTCGACGTCATCGACGTGGTGAACCTGCGGCTGATGGGCGATATCCATGCGCCGAAGGAGGGCTCGATCGAAGCGCAGTTCACCGCGCTGGCCGAGCTCCAGCAGCAGGGCCTCATCCGCCATCTCGGCCTGAGCAACGCCACGCTGGCTCAGGTGCAGGAAGCGCAGCGCATCGCGCCGGTGGTGGGCGTGCAGAACCACTACAACCTGGTGCACCGCACCGACGATGCATTCATCGATGCGCTGAATGGCATGGGCATCGCCTACGTGCCGTTCTTCCCGCTGGGTGGCTTCACGCCGTTGCAGTCGGACCGGCTGGCGGCCGTGGCCAAGCATCTCGACGAAACGCCGATGCAGGTGGCACTGGCGTGGTTGCTGCACCGCTCGCCGAACATCCTGCTGATCCCCGGCACCTCGTCGCTGCAGCACCTGCGCCAGAACCTGTCGGTCGCCGACATCGAGCTGCCGCACGAAGTCCTCGACGAACTCGACCTCATCGGCAAGAAAGCCGCCTGA
- a CDS encoding LysR substrate-binding domain-containing protein, producing MTDFQDLSAFLAVVRAGGFREAARTGDQSASSLSEAVRRLETSLGVRLLNRTTRSVAPTEVGARLAERLAPAFGEVEAALDVVNHFRDRPAGTLRINVPANVARTVLAPIIFPFLERYPDIRLEVVVEDSFVDLLAAGCDAGIRYDERLEQDMIALPIGPRTQRLITAASPAYLREHGTPMHPRDLLSHRCMRGQFAAGFIPLWEFERQGEIVRVDPQGPLLVRQGAAFELAAEGAVAGLGIIHLFDDWLRPHLDSGALVTVLDDWVQEFSGPFLYYPGREHLPSPLRAFVGFVRERAAT from the coding sequence ATGACCGACTTCCAGGACCTCTCCGCCTTTCTTGCCGTCGTGCGCGCCGGCGGCTTCCGCGAGGCCGCCCGCACCGGTGACCAGTCCGCTTCCAGCCTGAGCGAGGCAGTGCGCCGGCTTGAAACCTCCCTGGGCGTGCGCCTGCTCAACCGCACCACCCGCTCCGTTGCCCCTACGGAAGTCGGCGCCCGCCTCGCGGAGCGCCTCGCCCCGGCCTTCGGTGAAGTGGAAGCGGCCCTCGACGTGGTGAACCATTTCCGCGACCGCCCCGCCGGCACGCTGCGCATCAACGTACCGGCCAACGTCGCCCGCACCGTCCTCGCGCCGATCATCTTTCCCTTCCTCGAACGCTATCCGGACATCCGCCTGGAAGTGGTCGTGGAAGACAGCTTCGTCGACCTGCTGGCCGCGGGCTGCGACGCGGGCATCCGTTACGACGAGCGGCTGGAGCAGGACATGATCGCGTTGCCGATCGGCCCACGCACGCAGCGACTGATCACGGCGGCCTCGCCGGCGTACCTGCGCGAGCACGGCACGCCGATGCATCCGCGCGACCTGCTGAGCCACCGCTGCATGCGTGGCCAGTTCGCCGCGGGCTTTATCCCGCTGTGGGAATTCGAGCGTCAGGGCGAGATCGTGCGCGTGGATCCGCAGGGCCCGCTGCTGGTTCGCCAGGGCGCGGCGTTTGAGCTGGCCGCCGAAGGCGCCGTGGCCGGGCTCGGCATCATCCATCTGTTCGACGACTGGCTGCGGCCGCATCTCGACAGCGGCGCGCTGGTGACCGTGCTGGATGACTGGGTGCAGGAGTTCAGTGGCCCATTTCTCTACTACCCGGGCCGGGAACACCTGCCATCGCCGCTACGCGCGTTCGTGGGTTTCGTGCGCGAACGCGCGGCGACGTGA
- a CDS encoding epoxide hydrolase family protein, with translation MSSLRWSLLSAAALAVAFVVAPSLSRAAAPAAAPAASPEGSGMWLDITDDATIRPFPGLHVSDDDLADLIRRVKATKWPDKEVVADDTQGVQLATMKKLAEYWGSSYDWRKFEKRLDAIPMFVTTIDGVDIQFIHVKSKNKNALPLIITHGWPGSIVEQLKVIDPLVNPTAHGGKASDAFDVVIPSLPGYGLSGKPTALGWDPQHIARAWTILMKRLGYKHFVAQGGDWGNAVSEQMAVQAPPELLGISTNMAATVPDDIAKLLSAGAPPPASLSADEKKAYEQLDDFYKHGLGYAQEMTGRPQTLYALADSPVGLAAWMIDHDIRSYRLIRRVFDGESEGLSKDDILDNVSFYWFTNTAVSSARLYWESKLPFFEPKKIQIPVAVSAFPDEIYQAPESWAKAAYPKLIHYNRLAKGGHFAAWEQPDAFVTELRESFRPLRKK, from the coding sequence ATGTCCTCGTTGCGTTGGTCGCTGCTTTCCGCAGCCGCGCTGGCCGTCGCGTTTGTCGTTGCCCCGTCACTCTCTCGGGCCGCCGCGCCTGCCGCGGCCCCTGCGGCCAGCCCAGAGGGCTCCGGCATGTGGCTGGACATCACAGACGACGCAACCATCCGCCCGTTTCCCGGCCTGCACGTTTCCGACGACGACCTCGCCGACCTGATTCGCCGTGTCAAAGCGACGAAGTGGCCGGACAAGGAAGTGGTGGCTGACGACACGCAGGGCGTGCAGCTGGCGACGATGAAGAAGCTCGCCGAGTACTGGGGCTCGAGCTACGACTGGCGGAAGTTCGAGAAGCGGCTCGACGCGATTCCCATGTTCGTCACCACCATCGATGGCGTGGATATCCAGTTCATCCACGTGAAGTCGAAGAACAAGAACGCCCTGCCGCTCATCATTACCCACGGCTGGCCAGGCTCCATCGTCGAGCAGCTGAAGGTGATCGACCCGCTGGTGAATCCCACCGCGCACGGCGGCAAGGCATCGGATGCGTTCGACGTGGTGATTCCCTCGCTGCCGGGCTATGGCCTGTCGGGCAAGCCCACGGCGCTCGGCTGGGATCCGCAGCACATCGCGCGGGCCTGGACGATTCTGATGAAGCGCCTTGGTTACAAGCATTTCGTGGCGCAGGGCGGCGACTGGGGCAATGCCGTCTCCGAGCAGATGGCCGTGCAGGCGCCGCCGGAGTTGCTGGGCATCAGCACGAACATGGCCGCCACGGTGCCGGACGACATCGCCAAGCTGCTCTCCGCGGGCGCACCGCCGCCGGCGAGCCTCTCTGCAGACGAGAAGAAGGCCTACGAGCAGCTCGACGACTTCTACAAGCACGGCCTGGGCTATGCCCAGGAAATGACCGGCCGCCCGCAGACCCTGTACGCGCTGGCTGATTCACCGGTGGGCCTCGCCGCGTGGATGATCGACCACGACATCCGCAGCTATCGCCTCATCCGCCGCGTCTTCGATGGCGAGAGTGAAGGCCTGTCGAAGGACGACATCCTCGATAACGTCAGCTTCTACTGGTTCACCAACACGGCCGTGTCGTCAGCGCGCCTGTACTGGGAAAGCAAGCTGCCGTTCTTCGAGCCGAAGAAGATCCAGATCCCGGTCGCCGTCAGCGCCTTCCCCGATGAGATCTACCAGGCACCGGAGAGCTGGGCCAAGGCGGCCTATCCGAAACTGATCCACTACAACCGCCTCGCCAAGGGTGGCCACTTCGCCGCGTGGGAGCAGCCCGACGCGTTCGTCACCGAGCTGCGGGAATCGTTCCGGCCGTTGCGCAAGAAGTGA
- the ssb gene encoding single-stranded DNA-binding protein: MARGINKVIIVGNLGADPETRYTGSGTAITSLRLATSEAWTDKQSGEKQERTEWHRVKLFGKLAEIAGEYLKKGRQVYIEGSLRTDKYTDKDGVERYSTDIIANEMQMLGGQGGGEGGGGGGGGFGGGGGGGRAPQARGGQGGGAGGGNWGGGGGGGQQRGGQGGGGYGGGNRGGDDYGQQRGGGNAPQRSAPPVNEGFDDDDIPF; the protein is encoded by the coding sequence ATGGCACGCGGTATCAACAAGGTCATCATCGTCGGCAACCTGGGCGCCGATCCGGAAACCCGGTACACCGGCAGCGGCACGGCGATCACCAGCCTGCGCCTGGCTACGTCCGAGGCCTGGACCGACAAGCAGAGCGGCGAGAAGCAGGAACGCACTGAGTGGCACCGCGTGAAGCTGTTCGGCAAGCTCGCCGAGATCGCCGGCGAATACCTGAAGAAGGGCCGCCAGGTCTACATCGAGGGTTCGCTGCGCACGGACAAGTACACCGACAAGGACGGCGTCGAGCGCTACTCCACGGACATCATCGCCAACGAGATGCAGATGCTCGGCGGCCAGGGTGGCGGTGAAGGCGGCGGTGGTGGCGGTGGCGGCTTCGGCGGCGGTGGTGGTGGCGGTCGTGCGCCCCAGGCCCGTGGTGGCCAGGGCGGCGGTGCCGGCGGCGGCAACTGGGGCGGCGGTGGTGGCGGTGGCCAGCAGCGCGGCGGCCAGGGTGGTGGTGGCTACGGCGGTGGCAACCGCGGCGGCGACGACTACGGCCAGCAGCGCGGCGGCGGCAACGCCCCGCAGCGCTCGGCTCCGCCCGTCAACGAAGGCTTTGACGACGACGATATTCCGTTCTGA
- a CDS encoding MFS transporter, translated as MSQLSPLERRSALTLALVISLRLFGLFLILPVFSVYARAMPDATPFRVGLALGVYGIGQMLLQVPLGMLSDRIGRKPAITLGLVVFALGGAVAATSHTLMGIVVGRALQGMGAVAGAGTALAADLTADANRSKVMGIIGVSIGLSFLLALILGPPLEAVAGLGGLFGLTSLLALGAMGLLWWLVPTPARAERPATGSLRDILAMLGDRSMLVLNGSVFFLHALLTAIFVGLPILLTDSFEVPVARHWTLYLPVMVIAALVMGAFMPRMRDTARSARLIVGCVVALGLAMGGMALATTHEWLLGLAAAVFFSAFNLLEAALPSQVSRIAPPHLRGAAMGAYSTSQFFGAFVGGAVGGLALGELGLHGVFGCAATLTLAWLPLVLWNARRPYGIARA; from the coding sequence GTGAGCCAGCTCAGCCCCCTGGAACGACGCAGCGCCCTGACCCTGGCCCTGGTGATCAGCCTGCGCCTGTTCGGCTTGTTCCTGATTCTGCCGGTGTTTTCCGTCTATGCCCGGGCCATGCCCGACGCCACGCCGTTCCGGGTGGGCCTCGCCCTGGGGGTGTACGGCATCGGCCAGATGCTGCTGCAGGTGCCGCTGGGCATGCTCTCGGATCGCATCGGCCGCAAGCCCGCGATCACGCTGGGCCTTGTGGTTTTTGCGTTGGGCGGTGCCGTGGCGGCCACCTCGCACACGCTGATGGGCATCGTGGTGGGCCGTGCGCTGCAGGGCATGGGCGCCGTGGCGGGTGCCGGCACCGCACTGGCCGCCGACCTCACCGCCGATGCCAACCGCAGCAAGGTGATGGGCATCATCGGCGTGTCCATCGGCCTTTCCTTCCTGCTGGCGCTCATCCTGGGGCCGCCGCTGGAAGCCGTGGCCGGCCTCGGTGGCCTGTTTGGCCTGACCTCGCTTCTGGCGCTCGGTGCCATGGGGCTGCTGTGGTGGCTGGTGCCGACGCCGGCACGGGCGGAGCGCCCGGCCACCGGTTCGCTGCGCGACATCCTGGCCATGCTCGGCGACCGCAGCATGCTGGTGCTCAATGGCTCCGTGTTCTTCCTGCATGCCCTGCTCACCGCCATCTTCGTCGGCCTGCCCATCCTGCTTACCGACAGCTTTGAGGTGCCGGTGGCCCGGCACTGGACCCTGTACCTGCCGGTGATGGTGATCGCCGCCCTGGTGATGGGCGCCTTCATGCCCAGGATGCGCGATACCGCCCGCAGTGCCCGCCTGATCGTCGGCTGCGTGGTGGCCCTGGGCCTGGCCATGGGTGGCATGGCGCTGGCGACTACCCACGAGTGGCTGCTGGGCCTGGCGGCGGCGGTGTTTTTCTCCGCCTTCAACCTGCTGGAGGCCGCGCTGCCCAGCCAGGTCTCGCGGATCGCCCCGCCTCACCTGCGCGGGGCGGCCATGGGTGCCTATTCCACCAGCCAGTTCTTCGGCGCTTTCGTGGGCGGGGCCGTGGGTGGCCTGGCCCTTGGCGAACTGGGCCTGCATGGGGTGTTCGGCTGCGCCGCGACGCTCACGCTGGCCTGGCTGCCCCTGGTGCTGTGGAATGCCCGCCGCCCCTACGGGATCGCCCGGGCCTGA
- a CDS encoding polyprenyl synthetase family protein: MPSIAESTTPIDFAGVRALATDDMREVDALIRHRLSSDVVLINQIAEHIIAGGGKRLRPMLHVLAARAAGYQGVEHAKLAAIIEFIHTSTLLHDDVVDESDMRRGRKTANALWGNAASVLVGDFLYSRSFQLMVELDDMRIMRILANTTNTIAEGEVLQLLNIGNADVDEAAYLAVIERKTAVLFAAATELGGVLGGLPDDQVAALRHYGMQLGYAFQIADDLLDYVSDADTLGKNIGDDLAEGKPTLPLIYAMQTADADQLKSLRHAIEHGGLDSLDRIIAAIRDSGALERVHEKAVSHAVAAREALASLPPSAHRDALATLADYSVERRF, translated from the coding sequence ATGCCATCCATTGCTGAAAGCACGACCCCCATTGATTTCGCCGGCGTCCGCGCCCTGGCCACCGACGACATGCGTGAGGTCGATGCGCTGATCCGGCACCGGCTGTCGTCGGACGTCGTCCTGATCAACCAGATCGCGGAACACATCATCGCCGGCGGCGGCAAGCGCCTGCGCCCGATGCTGCACGTGCTGGCCGCCCGCGCCGCGGGCTACCAGGGGGTGGAACACGCCAAGCTGGCGGCCATCATCGAGTTCATCCACACCTCGACCCTGCTGCACGACGACGTCGTCGACGAATCCGACATGCGGCGTGGCCGCAAGACGGCGAACGCCCTGTGGGGCAACGCCGCCAGCGTGCTGGTCGGCGACTTCCTGTATTCCCGTTCGTTCCAGCTGATGGTGGAACTGGACGACATGCGGATCATGCGGATCCTGGCCAACACCACCAACACCATCGCCGAAGGCGAAGTGCTGCAGCTGCTGAACATCGGCAATGCGGACGTGGACGAGGCAGCCTACCTGGCCGTGATCGAACGCAAGACGGCGGTGCTGTTCGCCGCCGCCACCGAACTGGGTGGCGTGCTCGGCGGCCTGCCGGATGACCAGGTAGCCGCGCTGCGCCACTACGGCATGCAGCTGGGTTACGCGTTCCAGATCGCGGACGACCTGCTCGATTACGTCTCGGACGCCGACACCCTGGGCAAGAACATCGGCGACGACCTCGCCGAAGGCAAGCCCACCCTGCCGCTCATCTACGCCATGCAGACGGCCGATGCGGACCAGCTGAAGTCGCTGCGCCACGCCATCGAGCACGGCGGCCTGGATTCGCTGGACCGGATCATCGCGGCGATCCGCGATTCCGGCGCGCTGGAACGGGTGCACGAGAAGGCGGTGTCGCACGCCGTCGCGGCGCGCGAGGCGCTGGCCTCGCTGCCGCCGTCGGCCCATCGCGATGCCCTCGCGACGCTGGCTGACTACTCCGTCGAGCGCCGGTTCTGA
- a CDS encoding dienelactone hydrolase family protein → MRRSLLALSLLIMGAGSAHAAMVAKPVQWTENGVTYKSFLVYDDAVKAKRPGLVMVPNWFGINDMAVAKAKDIAGKDYVILLTDMYGGDIRPKNADEAGVAVKPLYGDRKMMRTRVSRAFDELKAQEKNAPIDPARLAAIGFCFGGSAVLDLARTGADVAAVVTFHGLLSDDSKLGSNLHAHVLALNGADDANVPPEQRAAFEAEMRAAKVDWASVDYGNAVHCFTEKEATDATGNCRYDAKVATRAYAAMKAWLAEAFKK, encoded by the coding sequence ATGCGCCGCAGCTTGCTTGCCTTGTCACTCCTCATCATGGGCGCGGGCAGCGCCCACGCCGCCATGGTCGCCAAGCCGGTCCAGTGGACGGAAAACGGCGTCACCTACAAGAGCTTCCTCGTCTACGACGATGCGGTGAAGGCAAAGCGTCCGGGCCTGGTCATGGTCCCGAACTGGTTCGGCATCAATGACATGGCCGTTGCCAAGGCCAAGGACATTGCCGGCAAGGATTACGTGATCCTGCTGACCGACATGTACGGCGGCGATATCCGCCCGAAGAACGCCGACGAGGCGGGCGTGGCCGTGAAGCCGCTGTACGGCGATCGCAAGATGATGCGCACGCGCGTCAGCCGTGCCTTCGACGAACTGAAGGCCCAGGAGAAGAACGCGCCGATCGACCCGGCCCGCCTCGCCGCCATCGGCTTCTGCTTCGGTGGCTCGGCCGTGCTCGACCTGGCCCGCACCGGTGCGGACGTGGCGGCGGTGGTCACCTTCCACGGCCTGCTCTCCGACGACTCGAAGCTCGGCTCGAACCTGCATGCGCACGTGCTGGCGCTCAACGGCGCGGACGATGCCAACGTGCCGCCGGAGCAGCGCGCGGCGTTTGAAGCTGAAATGCGTGCGGCGAAGGTGGACTGGGCCTCGGTGGACTACGGCAATGCCGTGCATTGCTTCACCGAAAAGGAAGCCACGGACGCCACCGGCAATTGCCGCTATGACGCCAAAGTGGCTACCCGTGCCTACGCGGCGATGAAGGCCTGGCTCGCCGAGGCCTTCAAGAAGTAA
- a CDS encoding UbiH/UbiF/VisC/COQ6 family ubiquinone biosynthesis hydroxylase, which produces MVGAAAALALARAGFSVALVDAREPAAWAVAHEVDLRVVGLAPSSIQLLDQLGAWGRIRDARASAYERMVVWDAENGATLHFDAADEGRDVLGYIVENNLVQSVLWHALDDAGVRRVVPAEVTGYSMREDRAQLELGNGDVLSARLVVAADGAESPLRAMVGIGTHGRDYAQRGIVAHVGTARPHERTAWQRFLPGGPLAFLPLADGRSSIVWSLPDEEAKRVLALDDEGFREALGIASDFRLGPIESVTSRAAFPLRLKLADRYEVGRLVLLGDAAHAVHPLAGQGVNLGLRDVAELRDTLVDARAEGRDFAATHVLRRYARRRRSADELDARSFDALSRIYNWQAAPLVAARGLGVRILDQWSPLKRKLARHAAGL; this is translated from the coding sequence ATGGTCGGCGCGGCCGCCGCGCTGGCGCTGGCGCGGGCGGGCTTCAGCGTGGCCCTGGTGGATGCGCGCGAACCGGCGGCGTGGGCCGTCGCGCATGAAGTGGATCTGCGCGTCGTGGGCCTGGCGCCGTCCTCCATCCAGTTGCTCGACCAGCTCGGTGCCTGGGGCCGCATTCGCGACGCGCGCGCCTCTGCGTACGAACGCATGGTGGTGTGGGATGCCGAAAACGGCGCCACGCTGCATTTTGATGCGGCGGATGAAGGCCGTGACGTGCTCGGCTACATCGTCGAGAACAACCTCGTGCAGTCCGTGCTCTGGCATGCGCTGGATGACGCCGGCGTGCGACGCGTGGTGCCCGCGGAAGTCACCGGCTACAGCATGCGCGAAGACCGCGCGCAGCTCGAACTGGGCAACGGGGACGTGCTCTCCGCCAGGCTCGTGGTGGCCGCTGATGGCGCTGAATCGCCGCTGCGGGCGATGGTCGGCATCGGCACGCACGGGCGCGACTATGCGCAGCGCGGCATTGTCGCCCACGTCGGCACGGCGCGCCCGCACGAGCGTACGGCGTGGCAGCGCTTCCTGCCCGGCGGCCCGCTGGCGTTCCTGCCGCTGGCTGACGGCCGCAGCTCCATCGTCTGGTCCCTGCCCGATGAAGAGGCGAAGCGGGTGCTGGCGCTGGATGACGAGGGTTTCCGCGAGGCACTGGGTATTGCCAGCGATTTCCGTCTCGGCCCGATCGAAAGCGTGACTTCGCGCGCGGCGTTCCCTTTGCGACTGAAGCTGGCCGATCGCTACGAAGTGGGGCGCCTTGTCCTGCTGGGTGACGCGGCCCACGCCGTGCATCCACTGGCGGGGCAGGGCGTGAACCTCGGCCTGCGTGACGTGGCCGAACTGCGCGATACGCTGGTCGATGCCCGTGCGGAGGGACGCGACTTCGCCGCGACCCATGTGCTGCGCCGCTATGCCCGGCGCCGGCGCAGTGCGGACGAACTCGACGCGCGTTCGTTCGACGCGCTGTCGCGCATCTACAACTGGCAGGCCGCGCCCCTGGTGGCCGCCCGCGGCCTCGGCGTGCGCATCCTCGATCAATGGAGCCCCCTCAAGCGCAAGCTCGCCCGCCACGCCGCCGGTCTGTAG
- the ubiH gene encoding 2-octaprenyl-6-methoxyphenyl hydroxylase, with protein MSPASPILIVGGGLVGASLAIALDTAGIPATLVEAAAPRVGDQPSYDERNLALARATVNGLDAIGVWDLARQRATPITHIHTSRAGDFGSVRMDAAAEGVDALGWTLPARELGEALLRRLDACRHLTRLAPARVEGIEATETGWLATITGPEGTQQVATPLLVGADGTLSGIRSQLGIGTREHDYAQALFVSTMTPERDPAGRAFERFTDDGPVAVLPLAERRVGVVLTVAAERADEVAAMDDDAFAAFAQERFGWRLGRLSRPGKRVPYPIRRVAAEVLAGPRAVLVGNAAQTVHPIGAQGFNLGLRDALTLAELVAAGGDPGAPALLAEYVRRRTPDRDGTMAMSHGLVRLACLDQPFLGPLRSLAMLALDRVPPLRHALSRRGMGFRANAPFAVREKTP; from the coding sequence ATGAGCCCTGCATCCCCCATCCTCATCGTCGGCGGCGGCCTGGTCGGCGCCAGCCTCGCCATCGCGCTGGACACCGCCGGCATTCCGGCCACCCTCGTGGAGGCCGCCGCGCCGCGCGTGGGCGACCAGCCCAGCTACGACGAACGCAACCTGGCCCTGGCACGGGCCACCGTGAACGGGCTGGATGCGATCGGCGTGTGGGACCTGGCCCGCCAGCGCGCCACGCCCATCACGCACATTCATACGAGCCGTGCCGGCGACTTCGGCAGCGTGCGCATGGATGCCGCCGCCGAAGGCGTGGATGCGCTGGGCTGGACCCTGCCCGCCCGCGAACTGGGCGAAGCCCTGCTGCGCCGCCTCGACGCCTGCCGCCACCTCACCCGCCTGGCGCCGGCGCGCGTGGAGGGGATCGAAGCGACGGAAACCGGCTGGCTGGCCACGATCACCGGACCGGAGGGTACGCAGCAGGTGGCCACCCCGTTGCTGGTCGGCGCCGATGGCACCCTCTCCGGCATTCGCTCGCAGCTGGGCATCGGCACGCGCGAACACGATTACGCCCAGGCACTGTTCGTCAGCACGATGACGCCGGAACGCGACCCTGCCGGGCGCGCGTTCGAGCGCTTCACCGACGACGGCCCGGTCGCGGTGCTGCCGCTGGCCGAACGCCGGGTCGGTGTCGTGCTGACCGTGGCGGCCGAACGGGCCGACGAGGTGGCGGCCATGGACGATGACGCGTTTGCCGCGTTCGCCCAGGAACGGTTTGGCTGGCGCCTCGGCCGGCTGTCGCGGCCGGGCAAGCGCGTGCCGTACCCCATTCGGCGCGTGGCCGCCGAGGTCCTGGCCGGCCCCCGCGCCGTGCTGGTCGGCAATGCCGCGCAGACGGTGCATCCCATCGGTGCGCAAGGCTTCAACCTGGGCCTGCGCGACGCGCTGACGCTGGCCGAGCTGGTGGCCGCCGGTGGCGACCCGGGCGCGCCGGCCCTGCTGGCGGAGTACGTCCGCCGGCGGACGCCGGATCGCGATGGCACCATGGCGATGAGCCATGGCCTCGTCCGCCTGGCCTGCCTCGATCAACCCTTCCTCGGCCCGCTGCGTTCGCTGGCCATGCTGGCGCTGGATCGCGTGCCGCCGCTGCGCCATGCGTTGTCCCGGCGCGGCATGGGTTTCCGCGCCAATGCGCCGTTCGCCGTGCGGGAGAAGACGCCGTGA
- a CDS encoding cob(I)yrinic acid a,c-diamide adenosyltransferase, with protein sequence MGNRLSKIYTRTGDDGSTGLGDGSRTGKDSLRVAAYGTVDELNSTLGMVIACDGVSDAIREVLVQVQHELFDLGGELCIPGMAMVQGKDIDHLETVLDAFNADLPALKDFILPGGGMAASTCHLARTVCRRAEREVVALGREEAVRPEAQRYLNRLSDLLFVLARVLARHSGHGEVLWQHERRPRG encoded by the coding sequence ATGGGTAACCGACTCTCGAAGATTTACACGCGCACCGGTGACGACGGCAGTACCGGCCTCGGCGATGGCAGCCGCACCGGCAAGGACTCCTTGCGGGTGGCGGCCTACGGCACCGTGGACGAGCTCAACAGCACGCTGGGCATGGTCATCGCCTGCGACGGCGTGAGCGATGCCATCCGCGAGGTGCTCGTCCAGGTGCAGCACGAGCTGTTCGACCTGGGCGGTGAGCTCTGCATCCCCGGCATGGCCATGGTCCAGGGCAAGGACATCGACCATCTGGAAACCGTGCTCGACGCCTTCAACGCCGACCTCCCCGCCCTGAAGGATTTCATCCTGCCCGGCGGTGGCATGGCGGCATCCACCTGCCACCTCGCCCGCACCGTCTGCCGCCGCGCCGAACGCGAGGTCGTGGCGCTGGGCCGGGAGGAAGCGGTGCGCCCGGAAGCACAGCGTTACCTGAACCGCCTTTCAGACTTGCTCTTCGTGCTCGCCCGCGTGCTGGCCCGCCACAGCGGCCACGGCGAGGTGCTCTGGCAGCACGAGCGGCGCCCGCGCGGCTAA